GTTTCCTTCCTAGTGCTTGCTAGCCCCTGGAAACAGAAAAGGCTTCTTTCAACAAGGAACTGTATCGAGAAGTCTGGACGACAATGACTTTAAGATCCGGAAGCCCATCAGCCCTCTTGGGTTAAGTCCATGACTGATGGGTCTGGCGATGCTTGCCTCTTTGGGGGACTTCTTGGGGCCCGGCAGAGGACAGGGTGGTCTCATTTTCCGCAGCTCAGGACTACCCAGCCTGAGAGAGAGGAATCCAGAAGAGATGGGGGAGGTGAGCCCCGTGGGTCCAGTGGGACCACAAAGATAGACTGAAGCAAGCGCTAGTAACTGGCGAGCCCCAGTGCTTTATTGAGCAGCTGCAGAATCAGGAAAGGGAAGTGGAGTGGGGACCTGATTATGGCCCTGAGTAAAGGTTTCAAGCTGGGCTTTGCAGAGGATATAATCAGCGTGGTCGCTGCTTCTTGTAAGATATTTCACTCTGCAGTGGTACAGCTTGCCAAAAGGGTGTCCTTAGGCATAGAGGCCTGGGGGTAAGGGAGTGGAAGAAATCTCCTTGTGTGGGGCCTGGAGGAGTTGAGCATGCTCCTTAATCAGCAGCTATGTGCTGACCCCGTGTCTTACACTGTGCTGGTCCCACAGCCCCACTCCTACCTGCCTGTCCACCAGAGCTGAGCTCAGATGGCAGAGCTGTGGCCCTCCGCATGGGCCCAAGGAAGGGAGACTGAAGCTCAACAGGGGACCCAGCAGGGCAGGTGATCAGGCTCCTAGCCAGTCAGGGCCAAGTGATCTCTGCCCCACTGTGTGCCCAAGAACCGAAGGCTACACCTCAGCAGCGCATCCTCGATAGCACTGGTGAGAGGGAAGTGCAGATTCTGTCCGCAGAAGGTGCCCTGAAAGTCATCCAAGTCCAGGGCCCACACCATGGCGCCAGCCAGCTCCCTGTTCCTCAGGTACCGCACCTGCTCTGGAGACCcagagcaggcagggctgggttcCCTGGGCCAGGGTGCTTATGGAGGGCATGCTATCTGGACACCTCCCCATGGGAGAGAAAAGCAGACACCTGAGACCCCAAACACCTCTGTAGCCAAGCCCCACCCTCGGTGCAGGGGACTTCCCTCCCCCTCTTCAACTTGGGGTGTGGCCTTAGGTACATACCTTGTTTTTGATGCTCTCCTGGTCGTCATACCCCACCCACTGGTTGCCCTTAGTGGCATAGGGGACCTGCTGACCAAGGAGTCTATGGACCGTGGCTCCGCGGAGAAAGTCACAGATCTGAACAGAGAACAGGGCAGGCGTGGTGTGGGGAGCTGTGCTGAGACTTTGCGGGTCACCAGGGGGACACCACAGCCCAAATCTCTCAGCCCCTTGCTTCTTCCTGCAGGCTACATCTTCCCCTAGAGACTGCAGGCTTCGCACAACTTTACTTAAAACAGATGCAAAGATCCCAGGATTCTGTAGCTGCTGTAACCTGAGGGCATTATGGGGGCTCTGATTAGCTTCCTGCATCTTAAACAGGGATGTGGGAAATAGTGCTTTGACACTGAGGACCGGCCCAAGGCAGCACAGAGCAGCAGAGGATGGGCCGAAACAAAAGAACCTACCTCTTGGCCATTGCTTTTTCCTGGGCTAGAAGGAAGGCCCCAACTTAGTGGCCAGAGGGGCTGCAGACAGGATGTGCctggcctcctcctccctcttctccagaGTGCTAGGTCTgctggaacatttttttttaatttccaaaggaGTACagtgtgggtggggtgggaggctcAGCTTCCCCAGGGCTGCGGGTGCCCCGGGAAATCTTACCTTCTCCCCAGCTCATACCTCATAGTAGGTGAGGGTCCCTTTCTCCTTGGTGAACCGACCTGGTATTCCTGGCCCAGAGGTCGGGGCTCCCACATCTGTCTTGGAAGAGGCCAGGGTGAAGCTCCTCCCAAAAGTGGAGATACCCATCACCAGCTTATTGGCCTGGACCCCCAGCCTCAACACACAGCTCACAGCGTAGTCCTGTGGGTGGGTAGGGCAGGACAGTTTGAGCAGTTAGATGCTGGTGGTCTAGGAGGGGAAAGGTTGTGCAGTTCCCACTGCTGCCTTGAAAGGTGGAGTTCCAGGTCTAGATGCGTCTGGAATTCCCTTCCTTCTGGGAACCTATTATGTCAGTCTAAAAAGCATTGTGTAATTTCAGTCTTGAAAAAAATCCTCTTAGGTATAGGAAGGGATTATTACTGTTCGATAGTTGCAGAACTCTGGCGATTGGCCCAGGTTACACAGCAAACAATGGCAGGTCTAGACTAGACTCTTGCCCTCTCAGCCCCCAGCCTTCTCTGTGCTCTCTTCAGTCTGCCCTCTGCCTTCACTAGGTGCACCCTACAGGCCCGTCAGGAGATGTCCTGACTCTTTATGGAAGAATCACCTCCCCAGTTCCCAGAGCTGTGGAGAATGCATAaactttgggcctcagtttcctcatctgtgaggtgggccctatAACCCCTCCCTTGCAGGATTACTGAGGAGTGGAGAGGTTGGTGTCTGAGCTCTGGCAAGTGGCATGTCTGTGGTCCCCTCTCAGCCCTCCCTCCTTTGGGACATTCACAGCATTGCTGAATCTGTCAGAACTTGTATCTTCCTGGCCCCGGAATAGGGGGCTGTGATGTGCTATGGTCTGGCGCCACGCTCCATGAAAGTCGTAGGTCAGAAGGCTGATGAAGTGCAGGTGTCTGTGGAAGGGTGGATGCAGGGCAAGGCGAAAAATTGAAAAAGCGCGCCACCCTAGCAGGATGTGAGCTGGAGAAACAGGCAGCCAAGAGAAAAGCCATTAACCCCAAACCCAGCAGAACCCAGTGATTCGCTGTCTAGGCTGCTGGACCACCTCCCTTGTACCACACTGGGACGTGGGCTCAGGGTCCCACAGGAGCATTCAAGGCAAGAATGGGGTCCTTCCAATCCACCCCCAGCACACAGTTGAGAGCTGGCCTCCAACACACGTCAccccctccactccagccacattCATCTTTGAGAAAGCAGATTACAAGTGGCATCAACAGCTAGCCTTGTCGGGAGAGAGCAGGATCAAAGGATGGCCTGAACCTATGATTCCTCCTGGTGGGAAGTAAGGTTTCCACACACAAAGGTGGAGGGTCTGCAGGTGGATTGCATGAACATGAGCTTCAGGTGTTTGGGGCAAATGGTTGAGAGCCACCTCATTCCCACCCTCTAAGTGATCAATTAAAGCACCAAGTCTACACTCCCTAAGACCCTAAAGAAGATTCTAAAGTCAGAGCGAAGAGCCTTTGTCTCTCACTCTTGGGTTTCCTAAGACCCATGCTGTTGTTCCACCGAGAGGTCAGCCTGCTTGGCTGGGGACTGCTCATTCTCACGCATGAGGAGGCAGGGCGAGAGGAGGGACGGGGTGAACAGGAAAGGGAGGGGGCCACCTGCATGTGACAGCACTGTGTGGACTCCCCAGCAGCCTAGAAATGAAAGGTATCATTACTGCTGCCTTGCCCCTCCAGAGACTAGTGATTGGCTGGTTTGTATAACTTTCCCTGCTTCCTTTTCCACAAATACATACATTCATAACGACTTTCTCATCTGAGCAGCGCAATACcccaaatgaaaaggaaagatagGGATCGTTTTGCCCCGTTTGACAGATGGGGAGGCTGAGGCAcacagaggggaagtgacttgctcaaggtcacacatcttTGGAGAAACTGGGACTAGAAGCCCAGTCTTCTGATTGTACATGGAGTGGTAGGGCAGAGTGCATCAGGAAGGAGATTCACCGGGATATCTGGGCGATGTCATAGCCTCTGTCAATGGCAATCTTCCCAGCAGACACTGCCGCGCTGAGCAGGAGTTGCTCTGctcctgcctgggcttcccttGCAAACTCAGCCTCCATTTCCTGTTGGGAGAGAGGCAGGTGAGTGACAGCAAGCCTTGAGGCGAAAGATCTCTGAGCATGTCATTGGCCTTCGCTGTCTGCTGTAATCTCCAACCTGACTGGAGCTCAGTGGGAACGATAAAGTGGTCTCATCCTCAGACTCACCCATCTTTTTCCTAAAAAACTGTTGGGACCAATCTCGTCCCTACACCCCGTGCATACTCATCAACACTCAATTATTCTCTGTCCTGGAGGGACCATGAGGATAGAGAGTGATCCCACTTGGTCCTCAGATGATGCTGTAAGATATTTACCTGTTGGTCTGTGCTTTGTTCAAGCTTATAAAGGAGAACACAAAATTAAAGTGATTTATATTGTACCATGAACAGTTTGTTTAAATGATCACTCTGTCCCTGGGGTAACTGAGTACCTCTGATGCAGTGCATGCTGGGGAGTGGGCAGTGTTGGTTTGGGAATGAATACAGGCAGTGAGGAATGGGTTCTCCGCTTAGTGACCTCTGCCTCTTAGAACCCCACCCTACCTCCCACTGTTGTCAAAAGatgtcttccttgctgtgtgagaTCTCAGGACACAGGCTTGTTTGTCTTATCCCTGGTCCAGATCTCAGGACCCTGCAGCAAAGAGGCCTCAGTCCCCCTTTGCCTGCCTCAGGAGAGTATCTCTGAAGACAGCttctgccctccccactccctgatGCTCCCTACCTCCCTGCCCTTTTCCCTGACCCAACCAGCACCTTGACCAGAGAGGTGAGATGCTGCTCGTCCCTCCGCCCGGGGTAGAGCCAGGCTCGGTCCAGTCCATCAAAGCCATGGGTCCGCAGAATTGGTGGCACCAGCTTGATGAAAGTTCTGCAACTCCAGGTGTTGGAGGCTATTTTGGAAAATCTAGAACTGAAATCAGCCCAGTAGAGGGCTCAGTACCAATACGCTGGGTGTCTTAGCCCTCTGGAAGGGTCTCTGGGCATGTGGAGCTGGGAGTCTGAACCCACACAGCTCTAGGAGGGCATGGTTGGGACAGGACCCACCTCCAATTATCTTAGAAAGACCATGTGCTTTGGAGCCAGATATCCCTGGCTCTATCACCTACTAGCCAAGCCACTTTGAGCAGGTTAtaacctgagcctcagttttctcatctgtaaaatgggcataaatgTAACATCTCACAGTGCTATTATGAGGATTACATGTGATAATGGTTGGATAggatgcctgacacatagtaacaGCTCAGTAAATGAGAGCTGCTATGGCCATCTTTGCCCCCTTTTTAAAGCCTGCTCCAATTCTACCCACTCCAGGATGTCCTCACAGGGTCTCCACTCCCAAATTTCCCATTCAttccatctctctccttctccttagGACAGTATCCCTCGCCGCCccaaatttctttgttttcatgtctGAGAAGTAGTAAAAAGGGCATTGGCTGCCACCTTGCTGTGTGACTCTTGACAagttcctttccctctctgcGCTCTGATTTCGTGGTTGTACATGAGGCAGGCTCCTGACAACCATTCAGACCCCTGTGCCTGACCAGTCTGGGGTCCCTGTGACCCCCATCCAGTGGATGAGGAGAAAGCTATGCCTCCTCCTATTCCATCAACCTCTGGGGGATGAGTCATCCTACCTTTGAGAACCAAAGTTCCATCCTCCAACAGATAGAAGGGTCTTCAGGTTGGGATTCCTGTGGGgcacagggaggcaggagggcaggggttGAGTGAAGTTGCTGTGACATGGGGTGGCCCCACATTTAGGAGGCTGTATCAGGCTTCTAGCTTTGGGTGGGAGGCTGAATCAGGCCTCTGAAGTCCTTCCAACCCTGAGATTCAGTATTCTAAGACTTTCTAAGCATTTGTGGCAGTTACTCTGAGATATGTTGCCCATATTTGTTCCCTCCAGCGGGGAAGCCAGGATATAGCAAAATAGAGTCATGAGGACTTTCTCCGTGGAGAGGCACCCTCAGAGGACGGAGAGGGGTCCTTTTCCCAGGGGAGCTCAGCTGTACCTTCTTCTACGGTCTTCTTCTACACCCTGACACCTGCTCCCATCACTTCTTCCCACTTAAGCCAAGGCCCTCCAGTTCTCCACCCAGAGGTGAGTACTGGGGACCTCGCCCACCCTCTTGAGCAGGAGTACGCTGCCCTGAGACCAGCCCTGCTAACCCtccatcttcctccttccctggccAGCCAGTGGCCCAACCTGTTCTTGAGTGTGTTCAGTGTGTCATAGAGCGTCACATCATTCCACTCCCAGGTGTCAATCGCATTGTTGCTTATGTTGGCAAAGCTGTAGATGATGTGGGTACAGAGGAAGGGGTCGATGGCGTCTGGGAAGCAGCTCCCatcagccccgccccccacccccggtacTGGGACCAGCTGGTGTAGTAGCAGATCAGCTTGTATGCAGCACCTGAGGAGAAGGCCAAGATTGAGCCAGGGACCCTCTGGCTGAGCCCTGAGCTGAGCACTAATGGGGTTTTGGGGGGCGGGGTTGATGGGCAGAATTGTGAGCAAAGTTAGAATTCTAAATGCAAAGGGCTGGCTCAGGGGAGTCCTCTGTCTGATGAAAATAAGgtctattttgaaaatgt
This sequence is a window from Globicephala melas chromosome 1, mGloMel1.2, whole genome shotgun sequence. Protein-coding genes within it:
- the CHI3L1 gene encoding LOW QUALITY PROTEIN: chitinase-3-like protein 1 (The sequence of the model RefSeq protein was modified relative to this genomic sequence to represent the inferred CDS: deleted 2 bases in 1 codon), whose amino-acid sequence is QFCPSTPPPKTPLVLSSGLSQRVPGSILAFSSGAAYKLICYYTSWSQYRGWGGADGSCFPDAIDPFLCTHIIYSFANISNNAIDTWEWNDVTLYDTLNTLKNRNPNLKTLLSVGGWNFGSQRFSKIASNTWSCRTFIKLVPPILRTHGFDGLDRAWLYPGRRDEQHLTSLVKEMEAEFAREAQAGAEQLLLSAAVSAGKIAIDRGYDIAQISRHLHFISLLTYDFHGAWRQTIAHHSPLFRGQEDTSSDRFSNADYAVSCVLRLGVQANKLVMGISTFGRSFTLASSKTDVGAPTSGPGIPGRFTKEKGTLTYYEICDFLRGATVHRLLGQQVPYATKGNQWVGYDDQESIKNKVRYLRNRELAGAMVWALDLDDFQGTFCGQNLHFPLTSAIEDALLRCSLRFLGTQWGRDHLALTG